The following proteins come from a genomic window of Tenebrio molitor chromosome 9, icTenMoli1.1, whole genome shotgun sequence:
- the LOC138138029 gene encoding EKC/KEOPS complex subunit Tprkb-like: MVTAKLDPIVKSDLNIRLFRNVENVAELRKQIMTGQWQCCLVNPKFILDPFQLVIAANKALTSESRTTKTIFTEILFNLSISKNITKSLQQFGINDDCKDLLVVTIVEGNGESCGVFSDIIGEEVDLEMLEQISDLTAIKKAYKIGSNEEKSTTILDSIISRIATKDFISH, encoded by the coding sequence ATGGTTACTGCAAAATTAGATCCAATCGTGAAATCTGATCTGAACATCAGATTATTTCGAAACGTTGAGAATGTTGCAGAATTACGTAAACAAATAATGACCGGTCAGTGGCAGTGTTGTCTGGTGAACCCCAAATTCATTCTGGACCCTTTCCAGCTGGTGATTGCTGCAAACAAAGCATTAACTTCTGAAagcagaaccacaaaaaccaTATTCAcagaaattttgttcaatttgtCTATATCAAAGAATATTACCAAGAGTTTGCAGCAATTTGGCATCAATGATGATTGTAAAGACTTACTAGTTGTGACGATTGTAGAGGGCAATGGTGAATCTTGTGGTGTTTTTAGCGATATCATTGGAGAAGAGGTAGATTTAGAGATGCTTGAGCAGATCAGTGACCTCACTGCTATCAAGAAAGCATATAAAATTGGATCAAATGAAGAAAAGAGTACAACAATTTTAGATTCAATTATCAGCAGAATAGCTACCAAAGATTTTATTTCGCATTAA
- the raptor gene encoding regulatory-associated protein of mTOR isoform X3, giving the protein MTESNVNGNEENDYEKQTISDKDLPLSFLQERHLEPIEGVEALNQTWRLKERMKTVSVALVLCLNVGVDPPDVIKTQPCARMECWIDPLVLSPPKSIQKIGENLQSQYERWQPRARYKQSLDPTSEEVKKLCTSLRRNAKEERVLFHYNGHGVPKPTSNGEIWVFNRTYTQYIPLSIYDLQTWMGAPSIYVYDCSNAGIIIESFAHFARQHENEYEQAVTQSRQNAVVPPLPSYKSCIQLAACGAKEFLPMNPDLPADLFTSCLTTPIKVALRWFILKSTSKLVPKVTLDMIEDVPGMITDRRTMLGELNWIFTAITDTIAWNSLPIDLFQKLFRQDLLVASLFRNFLLAERILKSCNCTPVSSPRLPSTSQHPMWNAWDLNLDLILRQLPGIFHDKKPFQHSPFFEDQLTAFQVWLDLGSQERTPPEQLPIVLQVLLSQVHRMRALDLLGRFLDLGPWAVNLALSVGIFPYVLKLLQSSCWELRPMLVFIWAKILAVDNTCQNELVPEKVQKYFLSILQDTSLSSDSRTMAAFVLTRIVGDSRAAKETAAKTSLVSVCLEHFNHPSPLMRQWVVICLGKSWEHYENARWMGVRDTAHEKLYVLLNDPCPEVRAAAVYALGTFISSVAERSEHANNIDHAIVMTLIKKVSNDISHLVRKELINALQWVVLAFEHVFLTLAMKETLTNYPLQEVSVTSPGLRRIGSKDRLRTSDDSGGDKMKRVSSSSSINNMGQMKGSLSHTGSLGTLPGLGYGSVYMKIWDAICSLETDPHPEVESMCKTLTKYITAKVKDSREIFDNKCASLPPSPNRGNFLSGESPPTLHPAADIPKFTRTLGSRGRKIHPNIINEETNIKSKPLKPLITTRFLEWSVKRFAQLVKKRYPGVDVESPQYYEKDWRFTRNNNIRKEALEETSRILTCKLESQMFNTRTSLPPSVLQFHPFDQQIAVAGKDHFGIWDWGTGAKTTVCHNKSTKFSSSRITALEWINAHDAAMIMVASDDGSVKVWKPNTGHSREPSLVSAWQALNDLKWKHSGTLLSWEQYTQTAIAAGDCRVIRFWDVERELFAFDIPTVAHLTPNLTVVEATSGGLNF; this is encoded by the exons ATGACAGAATCAAATGTCAACGGCAATGAAGAGAATGACTATGAGAAACAAACCATCTCTGATAAGGATTTGCCCCTCAGTTTTCTGCAGGAGCGACACTTGGAGCCCATTGAAGGGGTGGAGGCCTTAAATCAAACATGGAGATTGAAAGAGCGT atgAAAACAGTAAGTGTGGCCCTAGTTTTGTGCTTAAACGTAGGCGTGGACCCCCCAGATGTGATAAAAACGCAACCGTGCGCACGCATGGAATGTTGGATAG ATCCCCTGGTGTTGTCCCCTCCCAAATCCATCCAAAAAATCGGAGAAAATTTACAGTCGCAATACGAACGCTGGCAACCCCGCGCCCGCTACAAACAATCCCTGGACCCCACTTCAGAAGAAGTGAAAAAATTGTGCACGTCACTGCGTAGAAATGCCAAAGAGGAACGAGTCTTGTTCCACTACAACGGTCACGGAGTTCCTAAACCGACGAGCAACGGAGAGATCTGGGTGTTCAATAGA ACTTACACCCAATACATTCCGCTATCGATATACGATTTGCAAACGTGGATGGGTGCGCCATCTATATACGTTTACGACTGCTCGAACGCGGGGATCATCATCGAGTCGTTCGCTCACTTCGCGCGCCAACATGAAAACGAGTACGAACAGGCGGTAACGCAGTCGCGCCAAAACGCGGTCGTGCCGCCCCTGCCGTCGTACAAAAGCTGCATACAGTTGGCGGCGTGTGGAGCCAAGGAGTTTCTACCGATGAATCCCGATCTGCCGGCGGATTTGTTCACGTCTTGCCTTACCACACCGATAAAGGTCGCCTTAAGATGGTTCATACTGAAGTCTACCTCAAAACTAGTGCCCAAAGTCACCCTGGACATGATAGAAGA TGTACCAGGAATGATAACCGACCGCCGTACGATGCTCGGCGAACTAAACTGGATTTTTACGGCAATCACGGACACCATCGCTTGGAATTCGCTACCAATAG ACCTGTTTCAAAAACTCTTCCGCCAAGACCTGCTGGTCGCGAGCCTCTTCCGCAACTTCTTGCTCGCCGAGCGCATCCTGAAGTCGTGCAACTGCACGCCGGTCAGCTCTCCGCGTCTGCCGTCGACCTCCCAGCACCCCATGTGGAACGCCTGGGACCTGAACCTGGATCTGATCCTAAGGCAGCTGCCGGGCATCTTCCACGACAAGAAACCCTTCCAGCACTCCCCCTTCTTCGAAGACCAGCTGACCGCCTTCCAGGTCTGGCTGGATTTGGGCAGCCAGGAGAGGACGCCCCCCGAACAGTTGCCGATCGTGCTGCAAGTGCTTTTGAGTCAGGTGCACAGGATGAGGGCGCTCGATCTGTTGGGGCGATTTCTTGATCTAGGGCCGTGGGCGGTGAATCTCGCGTTATCTGTCGGGATATTCCCGTACGTGTTAAAGCTGTTGCAGAGCAGCTGTTGGGAGCTGAGACCAATGTTGGTGTTTATCTGGGCCAAGATTCTGGCAGTAGATAAT ACTTGCCAAAACGAGTTGGTACCAGAGAAGGTCCAAAAGTATTTCTTGTCGATTCTTCAGGACACTTCGCTGTCG TCTGACAGCAGGACGATGGCGGCATTCGTGTTGACACGCATCGTCGGGGATTCCCGAGCGGCTAAAGAAACGGCCGCAAAGACATCTCTAGTTAGTGTATGCTTGGAACACTTCAACCATCCTAGTCCTCTGATGAGGCAGTGGGTGGTCATATGCTTGGGGAAGTCGTGGGAACACTACGAAAATGCAAGATGGATGGGTGTCAGAGACACAGCCCACGAGAAGCTCTACGTTCTGTTGAACGATCCTTGTCCAGAA GTAAGAGCGGCTGCAGTTTACGCTCTCGGCACTTTCATCAGTTCCGTGGCGGAACGATCGGAACACGCCAACAACATAGACCACGCGATAGTGATGACGTTGATCAAGAAAGTGAGCAACGACATAAGCCACCTGGTCCGTAAAGAACTAATAAACGCGCTGCAGTGGGTGGTGCTGGCGTTCGAACACGTGTTCCTCACCCTGGCGATGAAAGAAACTCTGACAAACTACCCTTTGCAAGAAGTGAGCGTCACCTCGCCGGGTCTCAGACGAATCGGAAGCAAGGACCGGCTGAGAACCTCCGACGACAGCGGCGGCGACAAGATGAAGAGGGTGTCGTCGAGCTCGTCGATCAACAACATGGGACAGATGAAAGGCTCGCTGAGTCACACCGGAAGTCTCGGCACCTTGCCGGGTCTGGGCTACGGATCGGTGTACATGAAGATATGGGACGCCATCTGTTCGCTGGAGACCGACCCTCACCCGGAAGTGGAGAGCATGTGCAAGACCCTGACCAAGTACATCACCGCAAAAGTGAAAGACTCGCGGGAGATTTTCGACAACAAGTGCGCCAGTTTGCCCCCGAGTCCAAACAGGGGCAACTTCCTGTCGGGGGAGAGCCCCCCCACGTTACACCCCGCCGCGGACATACCCAAATTCACGCGAACTTTGGGTAGCAGGGGCCGCAAGATCCACCCGAACATCATCAACGAAGAGACGAATATCAAGAGCAAGCCGCTGAAACCGCTCATCACCACCAGGTTCCTCGAGTGGTCGGTCAAGAGGTTCGCGCAGTTGGTCAAGAAGCGGTATCCGGGGGTGGACGTGGAATCGCCCCAATACTACGAGAAGGACTGGAGATTCACCAG GAATAACAACATCAGGAAAGAGGCGCTGGAAGAGACCTCGAGGATCTTGACTTGCAAGCTGGAGTCGCAGATGTTCAACACGAGAACGTCTCTGCCTCCGTCCGTCCTGCAGTTCCACCCGTTCGATCAACAGATCGCCGTCGCCGGCAAGGACCACTTCGG CATTTGGGATTGGGGCACCGGTGCCAAGACCACCGTGTGTCACAACAAGTCGACAAAATTCAGCTCCAGTCGGATCACGGCTTTGGAGTGGATCAACGCGCACGACGCGGCCATGATCATGGTGGCTTCGGACGACGGTAGCGTCAAGGTGTGGAAACCCAACACGGGACACAGTCGAGAACCGAGCTTGGTGAGCGCTTGGCAAGCCCTCAACGATCTGAAGTGGAAGCATTCGGGGACTCTTCTCAGTTGGGAGCAGTACACGCAAACCGCCATCGCGGCCGGGGATTGCAGAGTTATCAGGTTCTGGGACGTGGAAAGGGAACTCTTCGCATTCGACATACCAACAG TTGCGCATTTGACACCTAATTTGACAGTTGTCGAAGCGACATCTGGCGgcttgaatttttga